In Elaeis guineensis isolate ETL-2024a chromosome 1, EG11, whole genome shotgun sequence, a genomic segment contains:
- the LOC140855619 gene encoding uncharacterized protein, giving the protein MVTLSLVQPIPSSPPAPLRSSSSESFRKKRSHARPAADPFAAALAECAKEPPLPSDGAAEMGMSRKGADRRRGAAAAAVWSISDRFGILGLVGSCKSGRGSVADSTVCVPRSSLRNGNAYRLLNRRAA; this is encoded by the coding sequence ATGGTAACCCTAAGTCTCGTCCAACCGATCCCCTCCTCCCCTCCCGCCCCCCTCCGATCCTCCTCCTCCGAGAGCTTCCGGAAGAAGCGATCCCACGCCCGGCCCGCCGCCGACCCATTCGCGGCGGCCCTCGCGGAGTGCGCCAAGGAGCCCCCGCTGCCGTCCGATGGAGCGGCCGAGATGGGGATGAGCAGGAAGGGCGCGGACCGGCGGCGGGGAGCTGCGGCGGCGGCGGTCTGGTCGATCTCCGACCGGTTCGGCATCCTCGGCTTGGTCGGGTCGTGCAAGAGTGGGAGGGGTTCCGTTGCAGACTCCACGGTTTGCGTCCCCCGGTCCAGCCTCCGGAACGGCAACGCCTACAGGCTCTTGAACCGTCGGGCGGCCTGA